One Streptomyces formicae genomic window, GCGCGACGACGGTGACCGGGCCGAAGCACTCCTCAAGGAGGAGGTCGTACGCCCCCTCCTCGGCGATCCTGGCGGCGGGGACGGTGAGGAAGCCCGCGCTGACCGTGTGCTCGCCGCCCGCGCCCGGCGTCACCGGGGCGTCCACCTCGGGGAGTTCGGCGCGCTCGCGCACCCCCGCGACGAAGTTGTCGCGCATGCGGTGGTCGAGGAGCACCCCGGCCTCGGTGTCGCTGACCGCCTCGGTCAGGGACTTCACCAGGCGGTCGCCGCCCGCGCCCTCGGGGGCGAGGACCAGGCCGGGCTTGACGCAGAACTGGCCGACGCCGAGCGTCATCGAGCCCGCGAGGCCGGTGCCGATCTGCTCGCCGCGCTCGGCGGCCGCGGCCTCGGTGACGACGACGGGGTTGAGGGAGCCGAGCTCGCCGTGGAACGGGATCGGCACGGGCCTGGCCGCCGCCGCGTCGAACAGGGCGCGACCGCCGCGTACCGAACCGGTGAAGCCCGCGCCCGACACCAGCGGGTGCTTGACCAGTTCGACTCCCGCCTCGAAGCCGTGGACCAGACCGATGACGCCTTCCGGGATGTCGTGCCTGGCCGCGGCCCTGCGCAGGGTGGCGGCGACCAGTTCGGAGGTGCCCGGGTGGTCGGGGTGGGCCTTGACGACGACGGGGCAGCCCGCGGCGAGGGCGCTCGCGGTGTCGCCGCCCGGCACGGAGAAGGCGAAGGGGAAGTTGGAGGCGGAGTAGACGGCGACGACACCGAGCGGGATCTTGTAGCGGCGCAGGTCGGGGACGGGCGGGGTGGCCGTCGCGTCCGGGTGGTCGATGACGACGCCGAGGAAGGCGCCCTCGTCGACGACGGCCGCGAAGGACCTCAACTGGTAGCAGGTGCGGGCGAGTTCGCCGGTGAGCCGGACGGGGCCGAGTGCGGTCTCCGCGTCGGCGGCCTCCACGAGGTGTTCCTCGGCGCCTTCGAGGAGCTCGGCCGCGGTGCGCAGGAAGGCGGCGCGGGTCGCGCGGTCGGCGAGCGCGGGGGCGGCGGCCCGGGCGGCGCGGACCGCCTGGTCGACCTCCTCGGCCGTGGCCTCCACCGCAACCTGCTCGCGCTGCTTCCCGGTTCGGGGGTCGACACTCCAGACTGGTGCTGCTGCCACCGCGGATTCCCTTTCCAGAGGTGATGCCGGTTTTCGCCAGGGATATTGCCAGGCGTCTTGCCAGGGGCCTTGCCAGGGGTATGCCACTCACCAGGGGCGTTCGATATGCTGAACACCGTCTCCAATGCTGAATGAGTGGAGACTTCGGAGACTATTTCTCGGCGAACTAAGGGGTCAAGGGCGATGTCGGCTGGCGAGACCGGAGGCGGTGCGCAGGTCAAGTCCGCGGTGCGGACGGTGGAATTGCTCGAGTACTTCGCGGGCCGTCCCGGAATGCACTCCCTGGCCGCGGTCCAGGAAGCCGTCGGCTACCCGAAGTCGAGCCTCTACATGCTGCTGCGCACCCTGGTCGAGCTCGGCTGGGTGGAGACGGACGCGACCGGTACGCGGTACGGCATCGGGGTGCGCGCGCTGCTCGTCGGCACCTCCTACATCGACGGCGACGAGGTCGTCGCGGCGGCCAGGCCCACGCTCGACCGGCTCTCGGACGACACCACCGAGACGATCCACCTGGCCCGGCTCGACGGCACGAACGTCGTGTACCTCGCCACCCGCCAGTCCCAGCACTACCTGCGGCCCTTCACACGCGTGGGCCGCCGTCTGCCCGCGCACTCCACCTCGCTCGGCAAGGCGCTGCTCGCCACGTACACCGACGAGCAGGTGCGCACGATGCTCCCGGAGGCGCTGCCCGCGCTCACCGAGCACACCATCACCGACCGCGAGAAGCTCATCGAGGAGCTGCGTACGGTGCGTGAGCAGGGCTTCGCCGTGGACCGCGAGGAGAACACGCTGGGGCTTCGCTGCTTCGGCGTCGCCATTCCCTACCGCACTCCGGCGCGGGACGCGATCAGCTGCTCGGTGCCGGTGGCGCGCCTCACGCCCGCCCATGAACAGATGGTCAAGGACGCGCTGTTCGACGCGCGGGACCGACTGACACTGGCGACTCGTAGGCTCTGAGGCATGGATGTCACCCTGCGCGAGGTACACGACAGTGATCTGCCGGTCTTCTTCCGGCAGATGAACGATCCCGAGTCGCGCCACATGGCCGCGTTCACCCCCGAGGACCCCGCCGACCGGGACCGCTTCGAGGCCCACTGGGCGAGGAACCGCGCCGCGGCCGACGTCGACCTGCGCACGGTCCTCGCGGACGGCGACGTCGTGGGCAACGCGTCGGTGTACGGCGAGCCGGGCGAGCGCGAGGTCACCTACTGGATCGACCGCGCCTACTGGGGCCGCGGCCTGGCCACGGCCGCGCTGCGCGAACTCCTCGTACTCGTCCCCGAACGCCCTCTGTACGCCCGCGCGGCGGCGGACAACGCGGGCTCGCTCCGCGTCCTGGAGAAGTGCGGATTCCGCGCGACCGCACGGGGACGGGGTTTCGCGCAGTCGCGCGGGGCGGAGATCGACGAGGTGGTCCTGATCCTGGACGCCGACTGACCCTCCCGCGACACGGGCCTCCCCCGCACGGCGGAGGCGGATCGTCGCCGCGCAGGACGTGTGGGGCGCGGGGGCGCGGGAGCGTTGAGCCATGGAGCAGACCTCGCTTGCCTTTCCTCCCCCGGGCCCCACCACGCGCACGGCGGGCGGTGGCGTGCCCCTTCGGCCCAGCCGGGCCCGCCGCGCACTGCGGGGCGTCGCCCAAGTCGCCTGTCTTCCCTATCTTTCGCTCAAGGTCGCCTGGATCTTCGGGAGCCACCTCGGGATCCCCGCGGGCAGCCCCCTCCTCGAGCACCGCACCACGATGGTCCTCGCCAACGGCCTGACCGTCCTGATGGACGCGGCCGTGCTCGTCCTGGTGCTGCTCCTGACCCGCCCCTGGGGCCTGCGCACGCCCGCGTGGCTGCTCGTCGTGCCGATGTGGGTGGCGAGTGGACTGCTCGTGCCGATCATGGCCGGGTTCCCGCTGCAACTGCTCGCGACGGCACTCGGCGGCGGTGGCTCCGAGGGCGAGAAGAGCTCCGAACCCTTCCTGCACGACTGGGTGTTCGGCGTCGTCTACGGCGGCTTCATCGTCCAGGGCATCGCCCTCGGCGCCCTCTTCGTGCCGTACGCGAAGGACCGCTGGGCCCACCTGTGGCGCGGACGCCTCGGGGAGCTGCCGCGCGACGGCGCCAGGGGCCCGCGGATCGCCGCGTACAGCGCCGCGCTGCTCGCGCTCCTCCCCGTCACCGCGCACCTGCTGTGGGCCTCCGGAGTCGACGCCGGGCTCAACGCGTCGCAGGCCGATGGGCGCACGACCGGGTCCGCCGTACTGGAGGGATTGAGCGCGGTCTACTGCCTCGCGGCCGTCGCGGGCGCCCTCCTGCTCGTCCTGCGGCGCCCGCCGCTGCTCCCCGTGAAGGTGCCGCTCACCCTCGCCTGGCTCGGCTCGGGCGCCGTGGGCTGCTGGGGCGGCTGGCTGCTCTTCGGCGCGCTCGTCAGCGCGGGCGACGTCGGGCAGCGGCCCACCGGACCGATGCTCCTGACCTACGCTGTGCGCATGATCATCGGCTTGCTCGTGGCCGCCACGGGCGCGCGTTTCCTCAAGGAGAGGTCGGGGTCCACCGCGTGAAGGACCTGGCGGCCGCCCTGTTCGGGCGGCGGACGCGCCGCCGATGGATCCACCTGATCCTCGGCGGCGCCCTCGCCATGCCGTACGTCTTCGTCGGCTCCGTGATCGTCGGCCCGCTCTTCGG contains:
- a CDS encoding aldehyde dehydrogenase (NADP(+)), with product MAAAPVWSVDPRTGKQREQVAVEATAEEVDQAVRAARAAAPALADRATRAAFLRTAAELLEGAEEHLVEAADAETALGPVRLTGELARTCYQLRSFAAVVDEGAFLGVVIDHPDATATPPVPDLRRYKIPLGVVAVYSASNFPFAFSVPGGDTASALAAGCPVVVKAHPDHPGTSELVAATLRRAAARHDIPEGVIGLVHGFEAGVELVKHPLVSGAGFTGSVRGGRALFDAAAARPVPIPFHGELGSLNPVVVTEAAAAERGEQIGTGLAGSMTLGVGQFCVKPGLVLAPEGAGGDRLVKSLTEAVSDTEAGVLLDHRMRDNFVAGVRERAELPEVDAPVTPGAGGEHTVSAGFLTVPAARIAEEGAYDLLLEECFGPVTVVARYADDAEITAVLSRLPGNLTATVQLSAAEAAGESGRGAELLAELTPLAGRVLVDGWPTGVAVAPAQHHGGPYPATTSTSTSVGSTAIERWLRPVAYQNTPEALLPPELRDANPLGLPRRYDGAQEH
- a CDS encoding GNAT family N-acetyltransferase, with product MDVTLREVHDSDLPVFFRQMNDPESRHMAAFTPEDPADRDRFEAHWARNRAAADVDLRTVLADGDVVGNASVYGEPGEREVTYWIDRAYWGRGLATAALRELLVLVPERPLYARAAADNAGSLRVLEKCGFRATARGRGFAQSRGAEIDEVVLILDAD
- a CDS encoding IclR family transcriptional regulator, whose translation is MSAGETGGGAQVKSAVRTVELLEYFAGRPGMHSLAAVQEAVGYPKSSLYMLLRTLVELGWVETDATGTRYGIGVRALLVGTSYIDGDEVVAAARPTLDRLSDDTTETIHLARLDGTNVVYLATRQSQHYLRPFTRVGRRLPAHSTSLGKALLATYTDEQVRTMLPEALPALTEHTITDREKLIEELRTVREQGFAVDREENTLGLRCFGVAIPYRTPARDAISCSVPVARLTPAHEQMVKDALFDARDRLTLATRRL